The DNA region CCGACATGCAGCGCTCCCGCAAGGCCCTGGTGCACCACTACTTCGCGGAGGGCTGCATCTGCTACCACGACCTGTCGGCGACGACGTCGGCGGTGCACGGCCCCGTCGAGAGCCTGCCGACCTGCGGCGCGTCCAGCCCCGACATCGCGGTGCGGGAGCGGATCAGCCTCTGAGGCCGCGCGGCCGACGGACCGATCCCGCGATCGGCCGTCGGCGTCCCGTCCTCAGGCGGCCTTCACGGCGGCCAGGAAGGTCGTGACCTCCTGGCCGAGGCTCGTCGAGTAGCGGGCCAGCTCCTGCGCGGCGCTGAGCACCTGGTCGGAGGCCGCGCCGGTCTCGCGGGCCGCCTGCCGGACGTCGGCGATGTCGGTGCTCACCGCCTGGGTGCCCTGTGCCGCCTGGGTGACGTTGCGGACGATCTCGCTCGTCGCCGCGCCCTGCTCCTCCATGGCGGCGGCCACGCTGAGCGCGACCGTGCGCATCTCCTCGATCGTGCCGCCGATCGTCCGCATCGACTCGACCGCCTGGCGGGTCTCGTTCTGGATGGCCGCGATCTGCGTCGCGATGGTCTCGGTCGCCCGGGCCGTCTGCGAGGCCAGCGCCTTCACCTCGCCCGCCACCACGGCGAAGCCCTTGCCGGCCTCGCCGGCGCGCGCGGCCTCGATGGTGGCGTTGAGGGCCAGCAGGTTGGTCTGCCCGGCGATCCCGGCGATCAGGCCCATGACCTCGCTGATCTGGTCCGTTCCGCGGGCGAGCACCTGCATCAGGGCGTTGGTCTGGGCCACGTCCGTGCCGGCCCGGTCGGCCATCGCGGAGGACTGGGCGACGCGGGACGCGATCTCGTTGATCGAGGCCGCCATCTCCTCGCTCGCCGCCGCCACGGTCTGCACGTTGCTGGAGGTCTGCTCGGAGGTCGCGGCGACGCGCACCGACTGGTCGGTGGTCCGCGCGGCGGTGCGCGTCATCTCCCGGGCCGTGGCCTCCATCTCCACCGCGGCCGCCGACAGGCCCTGCGTCAGCGCGCTGACCTGCGCGTCGAACCGGGCGGTGACCGTGTCGAGCATCTGGGCGCGGCGCATCTTCGCGTCGTTCTCCGCCACGGCGGCCGCGTCGGCGGCGCGCTTGGCGATCAGGGCGTCCTTGAACACCTGGACGGCGCGGGCCATGGCGCCGACCTCGTCGCCGCGGCGCTGGTCGGCGACCGTCACCGCGAGGTCGCCGTCCGCGAGGCCGCGCATCGCCGCGGTCAGGCGGGTGATCGGGCGGGACAGGCTGTTGCCCACGAGCAGGAGCAGCGCCAGGATCGGCAGGGCGAGGCCGGCGGACCAGAGGCCGATGGTGACCGCGCGGTCGCGCACGGCCGCGTGGACGTCGTCCCGGTACAGGCCGGTGGCGACGATCCAGCCCCACGGCTTGAACATCTGCACGCTCGCGACCTTCTCCACCGGGACGGCCCCGCCGGGGCGCGGCTTCATGTAGTCGACGAAGCCGGAGCCGTCGCGCTTGGCGGTCTCGACCATCTCGGCGAAGTAGCGCTTGCCGCCGGGGACGTCGGTCTGGTCCACCACCTGCTTGCCGACGTTCTTGGCGTTGAAGGCGTTGGCGATCAGGTGACCCCGGTCGTCGAGGACGAAGAAGTAGTCCTCGCTGCCGAAGCGAAGAGCGGTGATCGCCGCGAGCGCGGCCTTCTGCGCCTCGGCGACGGGCATCTGGCCCGTCCGGGCCTGCGCCTCGTAGTGGACGAGCAGGCTCTGCGCGACCTCGGTCAGGCGCTTGGTCATCAGGGCGCGATCCTCGAGCGCCGAGCCGCGCATGTCGACGAAGCTCAGGGCGCTGAGGGCGCCGATGGCCAGGAGCACCAGCGCCATCACGGCCGCGAGCTTGTGGCGGAGCCGGAGATCGGCGAGGCGCTGCCACGGCGCGGCACGGGCGGCGGGCGGGCGGCTGGTCTGCGTGGGGGTCATCCGAGCACCGGAAGAGGAGGCCTTCGGCCGGCCGGCATGGACTCGCCGTCGGCGCTGCACCGCATCAACGTCGTGCAATCGGGTTAGTAAATCGCAAAGAGCTGCGGCCGTTAGCCGGCGCTCAGGGGGCGAATATCGGTGCCAAATCAGCGAATGCGATACAGTCTAGAGGTTTACATGGATTAGTATCGGTGTCGAACCGGGACGTTCGCCGGCCCGCAGCTACGCGCTGACGCTGTAGTGGATCGGCTTGAAGCTGCCGTTGTTGGATTGCAGGGCCGAGCAGGCGGTGAGCCCGATGATCAGGTCGGTCTCGGCCACGAACACGATCCGGTCCCCCGCCCGGCTGAGGGGCGGCGCCACGGTGAGCGCCCCGGTCGCGCCGTCGACCGGCACGTTCATGAAGCAGTTGAACGCCACCGGGATCGCGTCCGGCGCGATGCCGTAGGGGGCGAGCGCCGCCGCGAGGTTGCCGAAGCAGCCGCGATGCGGGTTCGTGTCGCCGTAGATGATGCGGAACGTGTCGGCCGAGCACGGCGTCAGCAGGAAATCGTGCCGCCCCACCGTGTCCTCGACGATCCGCAGCAGGACGTTGGAGCGGTTCGAGTAGAGCGGGTCTCCGGTGGTCAGGTAGATCCGGCTGGCGTAGTCGAGGGTCCGACCCGACGAGATCACCTCCCCCGTGTCGTGGCGGTTGAAGGCGAGGAGGTCGGCCACCTGCTCCCCGCGCGGGTCGATCACCGTGAGGCGCTGACCCCGGTCGAGGGTGAAGGCGACGCCGGAGCGCGGCTCGATCGTCTGCACGTCGGCTTGGCACATGGTGGGTTGGCTCACTCCGTTCCGAGGCCCGCGATCCGACCGGCTCAGGCGCCGCTGCCCGGCAGGCCACGGTCGAAGGGCAGGACCGGCGGGTGCCAGTCCTGCGCCTCCGGGGCCGGCGCCGGTCGGCCCTTCATCGGGCAGCGCCAGTCCGCGTCGACCGCCCGGCCGCTGTACTGGCGCGCCTCCGAGGTCTCGCCGTGGCGCGCCAGCATCGGGTTCACGCTGCCGGCGAGGGCCTCGTCGCGCTCCAGGATCGCGGCGCGCAGCTTCTCGTATCGCCCCTCCGCCCGCAACCGCTCGAACTGCGCGTGCAGGTTGAAGACCAGGACGGGCGACGAGAAGCGCCGCGCCGGCCGGCTCGCCTGCGGGTGCAGCCCGACCACGAAGAACGCCTCGCCGCCGAAACTCAGGGAGAAGTGCGGGTTGTCGGGATCCTCGGCCACGCGGGCATCGTGGGGCTGGCCGAGCCAGGCATCCTTGTCGGTCAGGGATTGCGCGCGGGCCCAGAGGTTCCGCTCGAACGCTTCCTCCGAGAGATCGCCCGGACCCTCGAACACGACCGCGAAACTCTGGAACAGGTCGGGCTGCGCGCGGTACTGCGCCACGAAGGCGAGCAGCGCCGGGTAGATCCGCATGTCGTCCCAGCCCGAGGTGATGTCCCGGGCCACCACGATCCGCATCCGCCCGCGCGACAGGGCCGACTTGGCGCCCACGCAGGGGAAAGGCGGGTTCCGGATGAACTCGCGGAAGGCCTCGGCACGGGGGTGCTCTCGGTCGTCGCGGGGAAGATGCATGCGTGTCCTGCCCGGTCTCTCGCGCGGCCGGCCTCGACGTGAAGGCGGTCGCTGTTCGGGACTCCGGCAACACCACCGGGCGCACGCTGTTCCGTCCTGCGACAGGTCGTCCGGGGGATAAGGTGAATCGTGCCGGATGCGGGAAAGTCATGTCCGGCCGATCCGCCAATATTCCGTGGATCAGGGCCGCTGGATAAACATAGGTTAAGGCGGGAAAGACTCGCGGCATAGGCGCCGTTCCGGCGCTGTGCTGCCCCGGTGGCTGCCTCGATGGCTGCCTGGACTGGGCCGATCCGCCGCGCGGGGGACTCAGCCCCGCCCGGCCGTTCGCGCCCGGTGCCGCGTCGCCGCCGCGGCCCCGAAGGCCTCGAACAGGGTGCGGTTGATCGGGTTGGTCGCCGGATCGTGCTCGGCGTGCCACTGCACGCCCAGCGCGAAGCCCGCCGCGTCGCGGACGCGGATCGCCTCGACCGTGCCGTCCTCGGCGACGCCCTCGACCACGATCCGGCCGCCCGGCTCCAGGATGCCCTGGCCGTGCAGGGAGTTCACCCGGATCGTCTCGCGCTCCAGGAGGCGGGCGAAGGCGCCCCCGGGCGTCAGCCGGACCTCGTGACGGTCCGCGAAGATCAGTTCCAGGTCCGGGTGGATCTCGCCGTTCGCGAGGCGCGGCATGCGGTGGTTGAGCCGGCCCGGCAGATCGCGGATCTCCGGGTGCAGGCTGCCCCCGAAGGCGACGTTCATCTCCTGGAAGCCGCGGCAGATGCCGAACAGCGGCACGCCGCCCGCCACGCAGGCCTCGATCAGCGGCAGCGCCACGGCGTCGCGATCCTCGTCGTAGGGTTCGTGCGCCGCGCAGGGCTCGGTGTTGAAGCGCGCCGGGTGGACGTTGGCGCGGCCCCCCGTGAGCAGGACGCCGTCCACGGTGTCGAGGAGGTCGCCGAGGTCGGTGATCGCCGGGACGGCGGCGAACATCAGCGGCAGGGCGCCGGCCACCGCGGCGACCGCCCGCATGTTGTTCTCGCCGACGATCTGTGCCGGGAAGCGGCTGTCGATCAGGCGCGCGTTGCCGATGACGCCGATCACGGGTCTCGCCATCGTCCCGGCTGCTCCTCGATCCTGCCCTGGCCGCGCGGCGGCTGCCGCGCTCCGCGGCAGGCTCTACGACCCACGCAAGGCCGGCGCCAGTCCTGTCCGGCTCACGGCGGCGACAGAACGCCCGCGTCCGAAGCCTCGGCGCGGAGCACCTCGGCCACGCGCTCCGGCGCCTCCTCGTGGGCGAGGTGGCCCAGCCCGCGGATCAGGCGGACGCGGGCGTCGGGCAGGCGGTCCCGCAGGCCGAAGGCGGTGTCCGGCAGGATCGCCTTGTCGTCGCCGCCGACGATCAGCAGGGTCCGGGTCGCGAGGCCGGGCAGCGCCCGGTGCAGCCCGGCGAGATCCCAGTTCGCCATCATGCCCAGCGCCCCGCGGACATGGCCGGCCCGGGCGAAGAGCCGCCGGTAGAGGTCGACCCCCTCCGGGTCGAGGCGCGAGCCGGTCCCCTCGATCAGCCGCTTGGCCGCGGACCGGTCCGCCGTCCAGGCGAAGATCCGCGGGGTGAACGGGTTGAGGAACAGCAGCCGCGCCATGCTGGGGAACAGCAGGTTCGCCGCCCCCGGCAGCGGCGCCAGGGCGCCGTTGAAGGCGGCCAGCAGCCGCGGTGCGATGGCGCCGTCGAGGCACATCCGCGCGAGAACGGCGGCGCCGGCCGAGTGGCCCGCCGCCAGGACCGGCGGCCGGCCGAGCGCCGCCACGAGGCCGGCCACGGCCCGGGCCATGCCGGGCAGGGACAG from Methylobacterium sp. NMS14P includes:
- the gntA gene encoding guanitoxin biosynthesis heme-dependent pre-guanitoxin N-hydroxylase GntA, which encodes MHLPRDDREHPRAEAFREFIRNPPFPCVGAKSALSRGRMRIVVARDITSGWDDMRIYPALLAFVAQYRAQPDLFQSFAVVFEGPGDLSEEAFERNLWARAQSLTDKDAWLGQPHDARVAEDPDNPHFSLSFGGEAFFVVGLHPQASRPARRFSSPVLVFNLHAQFERLRAEGRYEKLRAAILERDEALAGSVNPMLARHGETSEARQYSGRAVDADWRCPMKGRPAPAPEAQDWHPPVLPFDRGLPGSGA
- the bchO gene encoding alpha/beta fold hydrolase BchO gives rise to the protein MLTGFDADRPDWAVEGRDWPHREASRFVEAAGLRWHVQEFGSPDAPTLLLLHGTGAATHSWRGLAPLLARDFFVIAPDLPGHGFTDPLRDADLSLPGMARAVAGLVAALGRPPVLAAGHSAGAAVLARMCLDGAIAPRLLAAFNGALAPLPGAANLLFPSMARLLFLNPFTPRIFAWTADRSAAKRLIEGTGSRLDPEGVDLYRRLFARAGHVRGALGMMANWDLAGLHRALPGLATRTLLIVGGDDKAILPDTAFGLRDRLPDARVRLIRGLGHLAHEEAPERVAEVLRAEASDAGVLSPP
- a CDS encoding urea carboxylase-associated family protein; protein product: MCQADVQTIEPRSGVAFTLDRGQRLTVIDPRGEQVADLLAFNRHDTGEVISSGRTLDYASRIYLTTGDPLYSNRSNVLLRIVEDTVGRHDFLLTPCSADTFRIIYGDTNPHRGCFGNLAAALAPYGIAPDAIPVAFNCFMNVPVDGATGALTVAPPLSRAGDRIVFVAETDLIIGLTACSALQSNNGSFKPIHYSVSA
- a CDS encoding methyl-accepting chemotaxis protein; this encodes MTPTQTSRPPAARAAPWQRLADLRLRHKLAAVMALVLLAIGALSALSFVDMRGSALEDRALMTKRLTEVAQSLLVHYEAQARTGQMPVAEAQKAALAAITALRFGSEDYFFVLDDRGHLIANAFNAKNVGKQVVDQTDVPGGKRYFAEMVETAKRDGSGFVDYMKPRPGGAVPVEKVASVQMFKPWGWIVATGLYRDDVHAAVRDRAVTIGLWSAGLALPILALLLLVGNSLSRPITRLTAAMRGLADGDLAVTVADQRRGDEVGAMARAVQVFKDALIAKRAADAAAVAENDAKMRRAQMLDTVTARFDAQVSALTQGLSAAAVEMEATAREMTRTAARTTDQSVRVAATSEQTSSNVQTVAAASEEMAASINEIASRVAQSSAMADRAGTDVAQTNALMQVLARGTDQISEVMGLIAGIAGQTNLLALNATIEAARAGEAGKGFAVVAGEVKALASQTARATETIATQIAAIQNETRQAVESMRTIGGTIEEMRTVALSVAAAMEEQGAATSEIVRNVTQAAQGTQAVSTDIADVRQAARETGAASDQVLSAAQELARYSTSLGQEVTTFLAAVKAA
- a CDS encoding gamma-glutamyl-gamma-aminobutyrate hydrolase family protein translates to MARPVIGVIGNARLIDSRFPAQIVGENNMRAVAAVAGALPLMFAAVPAITDLGDLLDTVDGVLLTGGRANVHPARFNTEPCAAHEPYDEDRDAVALPLIEACVAGGVPLFGICRGFQEMNVAFGGSLHPEIRDLPGRLNHRMPRLANGEIHPDLELIFADRHEVRLTPGGAFARLLERETIRVNSLHGQGILEPGGRIVVEGVAEDGTVEAIRVRDAAGFALGVQWHAEHDPATNPINRTLFEAFGAAAATRHRARTAGRG